Sequence from the Panicum virgatum strain AP13 chromosome 5N, P.virgatum_v5, whole genome shotgun sequence genome:
gtcattgggtccaagcttcccccgtgaccataaaaccaggtccttgacctttcaggccagttcatggtcgcaggtcggatgcctctgtcaagcagatcctgctccatcttctcccatttgggtactgcaagcttgtagcctccttggcctagagtgtgatggtacactttcttcgaggcgttgtctttggccttctgcaccttttgaagcccaagctctgaagacttgtattccacaaatgcatcccagtgacccctgagcttttcgagctcgccggtaaatacgggtgtggtcccggtcttgatatatttcttcgtcaaaattttcttgaatgatcgcagttgttcggccatcttactcagggtccagcgcttgcatatctcttcggattcagctggaaccgtgaagtttttcttaagctcccgccagcaccattctttttctctttcgggtaccgcatcccgttcctcgcttggattggaagctttccagagcttgaagctgatcgggatgtggtccctgacaatacatccggattgtcttatgaattttttggcggcagcttctggagcgatcggttcgccatctggaccaacttccgttataatgaaccgcccttccagtttttttgttgggcctcgcttcgtctttttctgctgcgacgatgatccagacggctataaaaaaacattcatagtattcatatagattcagatgaaaatatgattgtcactacaaataattatagttgtgatatgtacattagcactttgttcagcagcagcgtcatcctgaatagatggtgcctcaattccatcaccggacatattcaaatatatgtcggtattgctgccatcatcagcttgttcagcgacatctccttgaccttcgccaatcatattcaacaagaactgttcgtcttccgcgtctgtgtgtcgcgggtccatcgtaactaaaatatgaatacaaataaaacccttaaaaaattatctaaataatccacatatttgcgagcatttgactaagtaaCGGAGaattgtttgcatgtgtgcgcGTTTGTTGAAGAGTCATGCATGTGCCAGCTAAGCTGGGCCAGTTTATGATGTACCTGTGTTTGTATTGATCTCGTACGGATGCTATTTTGAAATTCCCCTCAAGATTGAGAGAAGGCTATTTGCTTTGTGAATCGACATAATGAATCATCTTCTTTAACTCTCCGTTGGAGAACCCAATTGCAACAAAATAATTGTATTTCTTTAGTCTCTGTTACTGGGTTAATTAGTACTTTAGTCGTCAAATCACTGCTTCTGCTGATATCTTTActgtttctctcttttaatttattcatttttttaCATAATACCGTTGTTGATATTCTGTAGTAATTTGTGGAACCCTAAGTATATGTCTTTTCACCCCTGTTCAAACTTCATCTATCTAAAGACTTATTAGTGTACCCTtttatcactactacaaaaataatttgtaggaacACCCCTTTTTTTTAAGGAGCGAATCAAAAAATAACTCATTTCTACTGCTACAAGAAATCCTTAAATGTATGATAGATTTTTGGTGAAATTTACGAAAACTGCCATAAATAGACAGGATCTATGACAATTTATAAATTTTCATTATATATTTGCAAATAATCCATATGGACTCTAGTTTGGGCCCAGTTTCTGTGGCAAACATCTGAAAACATCACAAAATGAAAGTAGAAATCGTCACGAATTTAATATCTTGCTCAAATCACAATAAAATTTTtgcataagaatattgttgtacaaaaatatgaggTGCCGAAATTGAACCTCTAACTCCCTTAACGATGCAAAAGTTTTACTACTTCTTTGCACTAAATTTGAGCAccttggcggcggcgtgaggtcggggcgggctctgggcggcggcgtgaggtcggggcgggctctgggcggcggcgacgtcgatggcggcggtgctcggctcgcgcggtggggggagcaggacggcggcggcggtggctctgggcggcggcgtgaggtcggggctctgggcggcggcgacgtcgatggcggcggtgctcgatcggctcgcgcggtggggggagcaggacgggcgcagagatgagaaaccaagtgttaggagaagggcgaaggaggaaggaaatatatggggggggccttttgtcccgggtgaagccacgacccgggacaaaaggtccttttgtcccgggtcgtggcttcacccgggacaaaaggcccccccttttgtcccgggtgaagccaccacccgggacaaaaggaccttttgtcccgggtggtggcttcacccgggacaaaaggggtttttgggcgggccgggaaaattcccagcccgcggcccacctttagtcccgggtggatctaccacccgggacaaaaggggcccgttttccctcgttcccgcctaatgttatgtttgtttttgtttcttttttacttctcatttaaaattggctttcatatGTTAATTCagataataaaattatgattccaaaaattatggaacaaaatttcttattatctctatataaacttgatacacgcaacaaaaataattaattttcattcaagtgattgggtcaatgaaatatctaacttttttgaaatcatatttgttattttgaccatgcaaaaatatattaggtgaaatttttatcttggttggtactctttttatcttgggctatcgtataaaatgtgtttccatttatctcgtacccttggtatgttaagatattccaagatggtcccctagccaataagaacagttgttcacttatatccatgttatgcattagatgcttccgcaaccagctacagaaagtgttcatgtgctcacgtgtaatccatgcctcagacttttccgggaaattggagagcagaattttcttgtgttcctcgatatatgggtcaaccaaggatgattgttgaagaaccgtataatgcgctttcttgaatgagaaatcatctgtgcagacataagatttctttcctaatgtaccctttccagatagtctcccctcatatcgcgattcagggactccaatcagtttaaggtcatcaataaagtcaacacaaaagtcaatgacctcctcagttccgtacgcactggcgatgctcccttctggacgagctctattacgaacacatttcttgagtacccccatgaacctttcgaatgggaacatgttgtgtagaaatactggtccgagaatatcaatctctttgacaaggtgcactagaagatgtgtcatgatgttgaagaaagatggtggaaatatcagctcaaagccaacaagacattgcaccacatcgttttgcagctttatcaaattctccgggtcaattatcttctgagaaactgcgttgaggaaggcacatatcttcacgatggttaaccggacgttatcaggcagaatcccccgcagcacaaccggaagaagttcggtcataagcacatggcagtcatgggacttgagatttgtaaatttcttctctgccaaatttaagattccttttatattggatgagtatccagatggaacctttatactgctcaagcagtcaaacatggtttctttctcttccttgctaagagtatagctggcaggacttaagtattgtcgtccattatctcgctgttgtggatgtaaggcatctcgttcttccatacgttgcaattcttgacgtgcttctactgtatcttttgtctttccgtacactcccaagaatgctatcaggttgacgcaaaaattcttcgtgaggtgcatcacatcaattgcatgacgaacatctaagacttcccaatatggtagctcccaaaatatagatttcttcttccacatgggcgccattccattttcgttcggaacaggttggctaccagatccctttccaaaaacaacttctagatcttttaccatgttgaagacgtctttaccactacggtgcatcggttttgttcggtggtccgcttggcctttgaaatgcttgcccttctttcgtaccgcatgcctgatgggaagaaaccgacgatgacccatgtatacaaccttcttacagtgagtcaaccatatattatcggtatcatctaaacagtgtgtgcatgctttgtatcccttgttcgaatgtcctgacaagttactaagagcaggccagtcattgatcgttacgaacagcaatgctcgtaggttgaagttttcctgtttgtattcatcccacatccgtacaccttcatcgccccagagcaataagagttcttcgaccaatggtcttaggtacacatcaatgtcatttccgggctgctttggacccgggataagcactggcatcatgatgaactttcgtttcatgcagagccatggtggaagattgtacagacaaagagtcacaggccaagtgctatgaccactgctcatctcaccaaaaggattcatgccatccgtactcaaaccgaaccttatgtttctcgcatccaaatcaaatttagggtacgttctatctatttttctccactgcgacccatcagcggggtgtctcaacatcgagtctttcttgcgttcctctttgtgccatcgcatcaacttagcattatctttatttctaaacagacgcttcaaacgtggtattataggcaaataccacatgaccttcgcaggaactctcttccggggaggctctccctcgacatctccaggatcatcttttctaatcttgtaacgcaatgcactgcatacgggacatgcatccaaattctcgtactcgcctcggtagaggatgcagtcgttggggcatgcatgtatcttttgcacttccagtcccaaagggcaaacaagttgtttggcttcatacgttgtggcaggcaattcattgtccttaggaagcatttttttaacaagtttgagtaattcaccaaatcccttgtcggatacaccatttgtcgccttccattgcagcaactccaaggtggtgccaagtttcttaaatccattttgacaatctgggtacaacaacttatggtggtcctctaacaacttctggaacttcaacctctctgtttcactctcacagtctgcctgcacattgtgcaatgcttgccccagatcgtcgctgggatcattttctgctacatctacttcgggctcttccatgggaatatcgtcatcgaatgcaccgattccagcattcccgggaaagtggtcgtcaaaatcttcttcttcattgtcttccatggtaaccccctgttctccgtgcttcgtccaacaaacatactttttcatgaaaccatttgcgaaaatgtggctgtgtaggattcttgaagatgagtaatccttgttattgttgcaatgaacacacgggcagcacataaaaccattctgcttgtttgcctcagccacagacaaaaaataatgcaggccatcaatgaattctttcgaacgtcggtcagcattgtacatccattgccggtccatctgcattttaaataaatcgatttgaattctttacacgtatcgaataaataaaatatatcaaacctaaattaaactaaatgtaacataacatgaataattaaaagatatgcaatatctatcatacatcttgattaattaaaaggggtacttaatccattacagaacttaacaaaggagtactatacatgaaatttaaaaattcggtcaacaacacataggttttcaaccgtccttgcgttggaacgcagaatgttctaacggatttcttgctggcgcagaataagatggcggagctgaaacctccgagtttggtggtgacgaaccgtaacgccgcaataaatcctcaagatcaaacggaggttcctcgccccttgccatgcattctctatattctttttccaaataacggagcgctgccctatgaaaagcactaggttttttggaccgacgacctactcgagttgtgcccttctctccagaaggacaacgatcacccccaccggcgccactccctccagctgttgaagccatattttactgaaaaatacctttattttccacaaaattataaattcttaccattacaaagcaaaaattatttactattacaattacaatgatcagattaataactcttgcaaataacaatgaaattatataaaaaaagacgaaatgtatcattaatcctcaagaaatctctaattaattgaaagaaatctctataacttctaattactttgacacccttcagttccaggagtacactcttttcaatatccagaaaccctctagaagaaaaataaacctttatttctgaaaatgtatatgtcagtaacctcaaccctgcggtgatgacactgcctttcggggggacacggtgcggtacaaggatgtcaccaatcggctagtcgcagcaccaacatttacgattaataggcacagcacttggcacaggcagcatgctcgttcatatgctctcagtacaacaacggcatgctgactgcgtcaaatgctgtcttcttatcaatcggaagtgctggtgatgcgaccaaccgatttgcgacgtccttatagcgcatcgtgtatccctgaaaggtagtgccatcaccgttggatggagattaacgacgtatacttgtttcgaaataaagatttttttagcttctagatggtttcaatgtgagcctgattaaatacatcactagagtgtcaaaataatccattcataatacaaaaaattctataatatactcatttcattaattcattcacgaataaaaaaatcaactatccacaatatggtcatatatacaagtacatcacatgaagtatctacactcattctaaaaatttctactatccatatactcatctaaatctaaaagaaaattacgcctacatatatatgcaatctagctagcaaaataatgtccaagaaatgagctagctacacattttctctatttctaaagtatgaaatgagctatacaagccaaggaagaagagaaaaacaagccccaaacctttagagcagatggatggacggggaatcaaagatcttcacaaatgtggtgaagaaatgagcaagaactcctctatcccgagccaagaacagagaaaacaagtgagctgaatggctcgggcggggggagagggaaggggataagggaaggccttttgtcccggttggaggcacgaaccgggacaaaaggggggacttttgtcccggttggtggttccaaccgggacaaaaggctacgcgggccttttgtcccggttggaaccaccaaccgggacaaaagtctcccattttgtcccggttggtgtctccaaccgggacaaaaggcccccgtccccccgctggcccggctagccgttggacccgggacaaaagccacctattgtcccgggcccaaaggctgccgggacaaatggccaggaacaaaggcctgttttgtagtagtgagagGTAGATCTCCTTGACCACGGCCGGGCTGCTGCTAATTAGTAGGGGCGCTTGCTTGATCCAAAGATTACTTTCCCTAAAGCCTTCTTCTTTTCGTTGCTCGATCAATACCAGCACTCCTTTTTGCTCGGATCCAACAGCCGAGAGCTAGCTTTGGGATGGTAGGGATCATTGCCTTGTTGAACCTCGCTCTcagtactccctcactctcactctcaTGGCCAGCTATCATTTTTCTTTTActctactccctcactctcactctcaTGGCCAGCtatcattttcttttctccccctTTATTTCTTCTTGGGAATTTCTTCCCTGCCTTTTCCCCCCTTTGATGATCTACTGTGACATCTCCTCTCTGGATGGATGCCTTGGATCATTGCGTTCTTGAAGGTTTTGCCTTGCGCCCCTACTGGCTAGCGTATGGTAATAATAATTAGCAATGATAATTCTCCTCCTCTTTTTACTAAAGTACATCTTTCACAGGGCCTATGTCTTCATGGCACATTATTGTCATTGGAAAGACAATTAAACCACTTGGATTACTATTGATCGAGCACATCATGACCATAATTTACCCTAGAGGAACACGCAGTATACTATTTTATTATCTCCTACCTCTAGATGTTTCATCTACCAAAAGTTGAAGTCTATTCGGTACCTTTTTTTCGCAACCGTGCCTGAACactatttcattaagaggaagagaGTTTAGTTACAAGACCCTGAAATGGTCTCGGAGATGTGAAACCGGGCCAAAGTCcgaaaaaagaaacaaaggaaAATTACATCGCAGGACCAAAGGCCGACGCCACACCTGCAAGATGCTTGTAACCTGCACCCAGCCACATAAATCCTCAATCAGAGAAACAAGCCCCTCGAGAGAAACAACTATCTGGTACTATTTCGTACATATAATAAACTAGTCTCTGTAGTTCCTCACTGGTGGTGGGTTGAGTCCGACCAAAAAAATTGGGTTGGGCAAAACTCAACCTGTCAACCAGAGAACACAAACCGGATCGGAGTAGTAAGCAGTCGTGGTTGCAACTCACAGTATTCTGATCTCCTACTGGCTTAACTATGGATATGATGATGGATCATCATGATGGCCAGGCCAACAAAAGCACACTCCATTATATTCTCTAAAGCCTCTAACCCAACCAAGGCAGGAGGCTTATCAGCTAGCCAACCCAACCAATCTCACACTCCAAACCCCCCAGAGAAAACATATGGTGGAGCTGTGGTCTCGGTAGGTAAATTTGTCATCTGGTTGCAACTGGTGCCGGTGGCCACCCGGTGGCTAATCGTTGCTTTGCGTCACGTTTCAGAGTGCATCCTGTCGCGTCTAGAAGGATCATTCTCATTTAGACCCAGACAGCCTTTTCCTTTTCACACACGTCTTTTAATTGCCTTTTGACGATCATTGTTTGTTCCAATCCACCGTCAAAGATCGATCATTCTATTTCACCGACGTTTCTGTAAACTTTCCTTTTAACTCTTGCAGCTGAATGAAGCTCAAGTAGGATCAACAACGgtaaaagaaaggggaaaaaaagatgGCGGAAGAATTACCGAGCGGGAGGCGCCGGTGGCGACCGCGTGTGCTAGAAGGACCTGAAGAATTGCCGGATCGTGTCCGACTAATCGTCGGCTGAGGCAATGATCACCGGCGTCGCATCACCCTCCCGGCCGGTCAATGTCGCTGCTGCCGCGCTGTGAGCGTGCGACCCACCGCCGGCAGCACCGTCAAAGCTGATGGACGGCCCTGCACGGCGGACGCCAACAGATGAACGGATGGATTGATACGACTGACTGACTGATTGATACGCCAACATAGGTGATGGAGCCTCGTTTCGACCGCGATCTTGATGATGCCGATGACTGATGGCTGCAGGCCTCGGTTTTGAAATCCTCCGGTTTCCTTTTTCGAGAATCCATCAGGAAGTCCAGATGAACAGTAATGCAGCTCGCAAGTGCAGGCTTTCAGGTCTTTGCCCAAGTGCTGAAGGTCTTGTTTGATTTACGATAGGCTATTCCATTCTGTGAGAGAATCTTCTATGCATGAAGTAGTAAATAAAGttaatttgtaaaattttttcaggaatgagtgtaactttttgcgacgaatctaacgacggtaattaatcgataatttaTAAAACCTCATTAGaatcttcagggtcactagcgcgagggttttgaagttggttttgtaaactgactttgtttgacaccgtaattagcggtcaaagtgacTAGCATTCATTAGCACAGCACAAACCAAACGAGGCCGAAAAATTCAGGCCGACTGACAGACAGTCAATGTGTCATTCAAAATGTTCATCAGACCTGGCTTTCAGGGACCGGTTGCCAATTGAAAATCTCCATCAGCTAGTGCTCGCACTAAACTAAACGTACTACAGCTTTCCAAGCCATGCCTCCGATGATCacaagtcttttttttttgaagaaacagGCAGGAGCACTGCCGGATTATATAAGGAGAAGTAGAATGCCGTTTGTTACAACATTGATATTACATAAAAATATAGATATGATCAGAAGTCTTGAAGGGAAAATTCTTGTAAAGAAGAGAACCAAAGAGTCCAGCAGCAGGAACCACAGGACGGAAGATTACtaggttgtggtggtggtggtgtttgGGGGCATGATTTCGACTCCAAACGCTTTGGTCAAGGATCTCAATGATGCTCCGTGCCCATGCAAGGAATCGGTCCTCCAGCTTTGCCTTTGCCGGAATCCGGTCAAGGCGATCATCATGCTCTTGGCTCTTCTTGCTCCCCCAGCGTCCACAGGAGCGGAGAGCCCGTAGCCCGTGTAGCTTCTTCCCCGGCCATCTCACATGCCGGTGGCCCAAACTCCACTCCACTGCACTTCTCTCACCTTACCGTCACTTCACCTCAGCGAGTTGGAAGTAGCCATCGATTCGCACCACACGTTTCCAGCTTTCGATTCGCCTGCTGGCGCCTTCGAAATCCAAATATAATGAGTACTGGTGCTTGCCATGCCTGGCTATAATTCCCTCCAGCTTTCTTTCTGAAAGAAACTGCAGATGGAGAAAGAAGACGGTCAGATGGAATGCCAATTTCACCATGCCTTCGAAGGGAGTCACCATTTCACCATGCTGCTGACAATAGCCAATGGAatgccaattttttttaagGTGGGTTACAAGTACGGAATGGGCCTAAAATAACATGCTGAGTGACTCCCATACCCTTAGGCCTTAGGAGCCCATACCAGATTGTTCCACTTGGTGTAAGCACCATAGGCCCATCTTAGAAGGCCCAGAAAACCTGAACCCCGAAATTTGAGCCCACTAGAAGCCCACGGATCCAACCCCAATCTCCCCTTCCACTCCTCCGTTATCACCTCATCTCCTCCCCACGACCACGACTGCCGTTGCCTCCCTCCAAGGCTTCTCCGCTCATGGCGTCCATGGCGTTCTCACTGGCAGGAGCCTTCAAGGGCCTCTCCCTCGCGTCCCCTTCCTCTTCCATGCGCCCTGCCTTCCTCCGCGGCGACCGTGCCGCGCTCTccgtcggcggcgccgcggtgggcgtgccggtgccggcgcggcggctgaCCATCCAGATGGCGCACAAGAAGGGAGCCGGGAGCACAAAGAACGGCCGTGACTCCAAGGGGCAGCGGCTGGGAGTCAAGATATACGGCGACCAGGTTGCCAAGCCCGGGGCCATCATCATCCGCCAGCGCGGCACCAGGGTCCTGCCCTCCTCTTGCTCTGCTTCCCCATTACTGCTTCTTGGATAAGGGGGAGCTGAGCTCTTGGCTTCCTTCTTGCTTGGTCATGTTTTTGTTTTTCATTCAGCGAGATAACTTCGTCTAGTGCTTAATTACTGCTGCATTGGGGCAA
This genomic interval carries:
- the LOC120673667 gene encoding 50S ribosomal protein L27, chloroplastic-like, yielding MASMAFSLAGAFKGLSLASPSSSMRPAFLRGDRAALSVGGAAVGVPVPARRLTIQMAHKKGAGSTKNGRDSKGQRLGVKIYGDQVAKPGAIIIRQRGTRVYPGNNVGMGKDHTLFSLIDGLVKFEKYGPDKKKVSVYPYEKQPENPNSYRARKRECFRMQRERKKARAEGAIEPQLVLAAVDENSEVSTDC